A DNA window from Betta splendens chromosome 6, fBetSpl5.4, whole genome shotgun sequence contains the following coding sequences:
- the nts gene encoding neurotensin/neuromedin N: MQAPLACVLLLCFTCGGLCTDVDQEQRALEEELLSSLFTSKMKQNKQSAPYWRTSLSSLCRLLSSLRQEAWSSEEQEEGERAAGSVRLLEELYSLQHLCRALQSREERLLRDSLESAEENSETPLKRKSPYILKRQAAHTTKSRRPYILKRSPGF; the protein is encoded by the exons ATGCAGGCACCGCTGGCGTgtgtgctcctcctctgcttcacatGTGGTGGACTCTGCACAG ATGTGGACCAGGAGCAGCGAGCGCTGGAAGAGGAGCTCCTCAGCAGCCTCTTCACCTCTAAG ATGAAACAGAACAAGCAGAGCGCCCCCTACTGGCGCACGTCGCTCTCCAGCCTGTGCCGGCTGCTCAGCAGCCTGCGGCAGGAGGCGTGGAGCtccgaggagcaggaggagggcgagcgGGCGGCGGGGAGCGtgcggctgctggaggagctctaCAGCCTGCAGCACCTGTGCCGAGCGCTGCAGAGCCGGGAGGAGCGg CTACTCCGCGACTCGCTAGAAAGCGCGGAGGAGAACAGCGAGACCCCGCTGAAGCGGAAATCCCCCTACATCCTGAAGAGACAAGCAGCGCACACCACCAAGTCCCGGAGGCCGTACATCTTGAAGCGAAGTCCGGGCTTCTGA
- the rassf9 gene encoding ras association domain-containing protein 9 produces MAPFGKGFLKARLKNRTKDAQPVAGKEIQVTVCNEEKVVCGVTKHTTCADMIQALLEDHRSVPESKRLLHGEPKDFCLVERWKGFERALPPLTRILRLWYAWGDQRPFIQFILVKTSDVVPQTTKKAAKSKGARPKRWEHGYSQYPQSLPVEKQKRIVKKAFRKLEKLHKESQLCPGAEEVDRMVKLILHQDHTIREQIQRMREMDFEIERFELQMQREAESGGLPGQACGPSLDEEQLQEYLLTSSGVQQLELQVLMHQELILQLSRDIDAELRRAVASPSPGPDSEQEGAAAASWAASEADESFCSAELEKLQDELKSSLFTGVSLHTQAAEVDKQLKYYDNTLVSLDQEVWDLAAELGSLQVEESPEEVPGPAVQSETTSASQKTAPSDVTDTDSDTGISSTHSQDSLSPCLDFPPPLDTDV; encoded by the exons ATGGCTCCGTTTGGAAAAGGGTTCCTCAAAGCGCGACTGAAAAACAG GACAAAGGATGCACAGCCTGTGGCAGGAAAGGAGATCCAGGTCACTGTCTGCAATGAGGAGAAAGTTGTTTGTGGAGTAACGAAGCACACAACGTGTGCAGATATGATTCAGGCCTTACTGGAGGACCACAGGTCAGTGCCGGAGAGCAAGCGGCTCCTGCATGGGGAGCCCAAGGACTTCTGCCTCGTCGAGCGGTGGAAGGGTTTTGAGAGAGCACTGCCTCCTCTCACCAGAATCCTCAGGCTGTGGTATGCGTGGGGCGACCAGAGACCCTTTATCCAGTTTATTCTTGTAAAAACCAGTGATGTTGTGCCTCAAACAACCAAAAAGGCTGCAAAGTCAAAAGGGGCCAGGCCAAAGCGATGGGAGCACGGCTACTCCCAGTATCCACAGTCGCTCCCAGTAGAGAAGCAGAAGCGCATCGTGAAGAAAGCTTTCCGTAAGCTGGAGAAGCTTCACAAGGAGAGCCAACTCTGCCCCGGGGCCGAGGAGGTCGACCGGATGGTGAAGCTCATCCTCCACCAGGATCACACCATCCGAGAGCAGATCCAGCGCATGAGGGAGATGGACTTTGAGATTGAACGCTTTGAGCTGCAAATGCAAAGAGAAGCAGAGTCGGGCGGTTTGCCGGGTCAGGCCTGTGGTCCGAGTTTAGAcgaagagcagctgcaggaatatCTGCTCACCAGCAGCGGagttcagcagctggagctgcaggttctgatGCACCAGGAGCTCATCCTGCAGCTGTCCCGAGACATCGACGCAGAGCTGAGGAGGGCGGTCGCGTCTCCAAGCCCGGGTCCGGACAGCGAACAGGAAGGAGCAGCGGCCGCGAGCTGGGCCGCCTCCGAGGCCGACGAgtccttctgctctgctgaactggagaagctgcaggacgaATTGAAAAGCAGCCTGTTCACCGGCGTGTCCCTTCACACCCAGGCAGCAGAAGTCGACAAGCAGCTGAAGTACTATGACAACACACTTGTCTCCCTGGACCAGGAGGTCTGGGACCTGGCTGCAGAGCTGGgctctctgcaggtggaggagagtcCAGAGGAGGTGCCCGGTCCGGCCGTGCAGAGCGAGACAACGAGCGCCTCCCAGAAGACGGCGCCTTCAGACGTCACGGACACAGACTCAGACACCGGCATTAGCTCCACACACAGCCAGGACTCCCTGTCGCCATGCCTGGACTTCCCTCCCCCGCTGGACACAGACGTCTGA
- the mgat4c gene encoding alpha-1,3-mannosyl-glycoprotein 4-beta-N-acetylglucosaminyltransferase C isoform X1, whose amino-acid sequence MLRIKKRHSFCSQLLTVKKVMTSSHVASQIKCELLLAAINPQQRVALDLVVPSLGTSLYGFIYAGCAEMTLLLLTTAQPCNTSCRLLQITAGSVCGMRLLWKSLDKMRCLRKRSTIPFLGFLITFLLFLNLYIEDGYVLEEDKRQLRDTSVHPPSSERYVHTFRDLSNFSGTINVTYRYLAGTPLNRKKYLTIGLSSVKRKRGNYLLETIKSIFDQSSYEELKEIVVVVHLADFDLVWCENLVQEITRKFAHHIIAGRLLVIQAPEEYYPSLDGLKRNYNDPEDRVRFRSKQNVDYAFLLNFCTNLSHFYMMLEDDVRCSRNFLTALKKVITSREGSYWVMLEFSKLGYIGKLYHSRDLPRLAHFLLMFYQEMPCDWLLIHFRGLLAQKDVIRFKPSLFQHMGYYSSYKGAENKLKDDDFEEDSIDIPDNPPAALYTNINVFENYDATKAYSSVDEYFWGKPPSTGDFYVIVFNKSTKISKIKISTGSDDRQNDILHHGALEVGEKLVGTKKGKQCSSYITLGEFKNGNIEVQDVDHKIAFDIECVRIVVTASQKEWLIIRSISLWTTQPPSQ is encoded by the exons ATGCTTAGAATAAAAAAGCGTCATAGCTTCTGCTCTCAGCTTCTGACTGTAAAGAAGGTAATGACTTCATCTCACGTTGCAAGTCAAATCAAATGTGAATTATTACTTGCAGCCATTAACCCTCAGCAACGCGTGGCCTTAGATTTGGTTGTACCTTCACTAGGCACATCATTATATGGCTTCATATATGCTGGTTGTGCTGAAATGACTCTGTTGCTGCTAACAACTGCTCAGCCATGTAACACGTCCTGTCGTCTTCTGCAGATCACAGCAGGGAGCGTGTGCGGCATGAGGCTGCTGTGGAAATCCCTGGACAAGATGAGGTGTCTGAGGAAGCGCTCCACCATTCCCTTCCTCGGCTTCCTCATcacattcctcctcttcctcaaccTGTACATAGAGGACGGCTACGTGCTG gAAGAGGATAAAAGGCAGCTACGAGATACATCAGTCCATCCTCCAAGCTCCGAACGATACGTTCACACCTTCAGAGACCTCAGTAATTTCTCTGGAACCATTAATGTCACGTATCGTTATCTTGCTGGAACCCCGCTGAACCGCAAGA AGTATCTAACCATCGGTCTGTCATCAGTcaagaggaaaagaggaaactACCTCCTGGAGACCATCAAGTCCATCTTCGATCAGTCCAGTtacgaggagctgaaggagatcGTGGTCGTCGTCCACCTGGCTGACTTCGACCTGGTCTGGTGCGAGAACCTGGTACAGGAAATTACTCGCAAGTTTGCCCACCACATCATCGCCGGGCGCCTCCTGGTGATCCAGGCTCCAGAGGAGTACTACCCGTCTCTGGACGGGTTGAAGCGCAACTACAACGACCCAGAGGACCGGGTCCGTTTCCGCTCCAAGCAGAACGTGGACTACGCCTTCCTCCTTAACTTCTGCACAAACCTGTCTCACTTCTACATGATGCTAGAGGACGACGTGCGCTGCTCCAGGAACTTCCTGACGGCTCTGAAGAAGGTGATCACCTCCAGGGAAGGCTCCTACTGGGTGATGCTGGAGTTCTCCAAGCTGGGCTACATCGGGAAGCTGTACCACTCCAGAGACCTGCCACGTCTGGCTCACTTCCTACTCATGTTCTACCAGGAGATGCCCTGCGACTGGCTCCTCATCCACTTCAGAGGCCTGCTGGCCCAGAAGGACGTGATCCGCTTCAAGCCCTCCCTGTTCCAGCACATGGGCTACTACTCGTCTTACAAGGGAGCCGAGAACAAGCTGAAGGACGACGACTTTGAGGAGGACTCCATAGACATTCCTGACAACCCTCCTGCCGCCCTGTACACCAACATTAACGTCTTTGAAAACTATGATGCCACCAAGGCTTACAGCAGCGTGGATGAGTACTTCTGGGGGAAGCCTCCTTCCACTGGTGACTTCTATGTTATAGTCTTTAACAAATCTACCAAAATTAGTAAGATTAAGATTTCAACGGGCTCGGATGACCGGCAGAATGACATTCTCCACCACGGGGCTCTGGAAGTGGGAGAAAAACTGGTGGGGACTAAAAAAGGGAAACAGTGTTCCTCCTACATCACGTTAGGGGAGTTTAAAAATGGCAACATTGAAGTTCAGGACGTAGACCACAAGATTGCCTTTGACATTGAGTGTGTACGCATTGTGGTGACAGCCAGCCAGAAAGAATGGCTCATCATCAGAAGTATAAGCCTATGGACTACACAGCCCCCCAGCCAATGA
- the mgat4c gene encoding alpha-1,3-mannosyl-glycoprotein 4-beta-N-acetylglucosaminyltransferase C isoform X2, which yields MRLLWKSLDKMRCLRKRSTIPFLGFLITFLLFLNLYIEDGYVLEEDKRQLRDTSVHPPSSERYVHTFRDLSNFSGTINVTYRYLAGTPLNRKKYLTIGLSSVKRKRGNYLLETIKSIFDQSSYEELKEIVVVVHLADFDLVWCENLVQEITRKFAHHIIAGRLLVIQAPEEYYPSLDGLKRNYNDPEDRVRFRSKQNVDYAFLLNFCTNLSHFYMMLEDDVRCSRNFLTALKKVITSREGSYWVMLEFSKLGYIGKLYHSRDLPRLAHFLLMFYQEMPCDWLLIHFRGLLAQKDVIRFKPSLFQHMGYYSSYKGAENKLKDDDFEEDSIDIPDNPPAALYTNINVFENYDATKAYSSVDEYFWGKPPSTGDFYVIVFNKSTKISKIKISTGSDDRQNDILHHGALEVGEKLVGTKKGKQCSSYITLGEFKNGNIEVQDVDHKIAFDIECVRIVVTASQKEWLIIRSISLWTTQPPSQ from the exons ATGAGGCTGCTGTGGAAATCCCTGGACAAGATGAGGTGTCTGAGGAAGCGCTCCACCATTCCCTTCCTCGGCTTCCTCATcacattcctcctcttcctcaaccTGTACATAGAGGACGGCTACGTGCTG gAAGAGGATAAAAGGCAGCTACGAGATACATCAGTCCATCCTCCAAGCTCCGAACGATACGTTCACACCTTCAGAGACCTCAGTAATTTCTCTGGAACCATTAATGTCACGTATCGTTATCTTGCTGGAACCCCGCTGAACCGCAAGA AGTATCTAACCATCGGTCTGTCATCAGTcaagaggaaaagaggaaactACCTCCTGGAGACCATCAAGTCCATCTTCGATCAGTCCAGTtacgaggagctgaaggagatcGTGGTCGTCGTCCACCTGGCTGACTTCGACCTGGTCTGGTGCGAGAACCTGGTACAGGAAATTACTCGCAAGTTTGCCCACCACATCATCGCCGGGCGCCTCCTGGTGATCCAGGCTCCAGAGGAGTACTACCCGTCTCTGGACGGGTTGAAGCGCAACTACAACGACCCAGAGGACCGGGTCCGTTTCCGCTCCAAGCAGAACGTGGACTACGCCTTCCTCCTTAACTTCTGCACAAACCTGTCTCACTTCTACATGATGCTAGAGGACGACGTGCGCTGCTCCAGGAACTTCCTGACGGCTCTGAAGAAGGTGATCACCTCCAGGGAAGGCTCCTACTGGGTGATGCTGGAGTTCTCCAAGCTGGGCTACATCGGGAAGCTGTACCACTCCAGAGACCTGCCACGTCTGGCTCACTTCCTACTCATGTTCTACCAGGAGATGCCCTGCGACTGGCTCCTCATCCACTTCAGAGGCCTGCTGGCCCAGAAGGACGTGATCCGCTTCAAGCCCTCCCTGTTCCAGCACATGGGCTACTACTCGTCTTACAAGGGAGCCGAGAACAAGCTGAAGGACGACGACTTTGAGGAGGACTCCATAGACATTCCTGACAACCCTCCTGCCGCCCTGTACACCAACATTAACGTCTTTGAAAACTATGATGCCACCAAGGCTTACAGCAGCGTGGATGAGTACTTCTGGGGGAAGCCTCCTTCCACTGGTGACTTCTATGTTATAGTCTTTAACAAATCTACCAAAATTAGTAAGATTAAGATTTCAACGGGCTCGGATGACCGGCAGAATGACATTCTCCACCACGGGGCTCTGGAAGTGGGAGAAAAACTGGTGGGGACTAAAAAAGGGAAACAGTGTTCCTCCTACATCACGTTAGGGGAGTTTAAAAATGGCAACATTGAAGTTCAGGACGTAGACCACAAGATTGCCTTTGACATTGAGTGTGTACGCATTGTGGTGACAGCCAGCCAGAAAGAATGGCTCATCATCAGAAGTATAAGCCTATGGACTACACAGCCCCCCAGCCAATGA